AGCGTGACAGAGTCGAATGAAAGTGGTCGACATGACCTTTTGATTTCTAATCAGCTTGGTGACATTATTCAATACACCGTATATTCCGCGCGTTTTCTCGGCCGATGAAAACAAAGTTAGCCTACCTAAAATTCGGTGGGCCACGGCTCAGAGCTCGCGGGTCAATCTTGGTAGTAGCGTTACTTGTTTTTTCTCCATAGTTGTTTTCGCGAGACCTGTGGCGAGAATTCCTGAATCGGTTCTGCCGTTTCCGGACCGGGCCGTTCAACTAAGTGGAATGCCCGCTACTTTTCAAACAGCTGTCCTTCCGAAATGGGAGATCGGCCAGAGAATTCCGCTTGCCTCCGAAAACGAAGAAACGAAGGGGTGACTTTTCGTTTTGCATTCGGCAGATGACTTCCTTATTCGCTCCGAGGATTGACCGCAGCGCGCCCGAGCATGTCGTTGCCCTGCAATCGGGTGGACATGTCGGGGCACTTTTCAACCCAGAATACCGATCAGGGTTTGGCCGCGGACGAAGCCTCGGCGTTTTTCCTTCGGTCAACGATCCAAGAAACGACCATTGATCCGCCGATCAAAGTCGCGATGATGCCAAGTGACCAGCCAATTGGAAATTTGCCGCCGAAAGCCTCATTGAGGTAGGCCATCTTGAGGCCAACGAAAACCAGGACAGCAGCTAACCCGTACTTGATGTAGGCAAATCGGTCCATCGATCCTGCTAACATGAAAAACATTGATCGAAGACCAAGAATCGCGAAAATGTTGGACGTGAAAACGATCATCGGTTCTTTGGTCAGCGCGAAGATGGCTGGCACCGAATCGATCGCAAAGATAATGTCCGAGAGTTCTAAAAAAATAAGCGCAATGAACAGTGGTGTTACAAAACGCTTGCCGTCTTTTACGAAAAAGAAGCGATCGCCCTCAATTTTCGGGTGAACCGGGAACAATTTCTTCAGCCACCTAATCAAAAAGTTCTTTTCGAGATCAGTTTCTTCTGTGCCGGCAAAACACATTTTAAATCCAGTCAGAATCAAAACGCCGCCGAAGAAAATGACGACCCATTCGTACTGCATCAACACGGACCCAAGTGCGATGAAGATCGCTCGGAACAAGAGCGCACCAAGAATGCCCCAGAACAAAATTCGATGCTGATAGATTTTTGGGATGGCGAAATAATTGAACACGACCGCAAAGATGAAGATGTTGTCGATCGCCAAGGTTTTCTCAACGACGAAGCCGGTCAGAAATTCAAGCGCAACCGTTTTTCCTACGGCCGGCGAAAACTTGTCCGCTGCGTAGAAGTAAAGTAAACTGTTAAAAAGCATCGCTAGCGAAATCCAAGCGACTGTCCAGCCTGCGGCCTCCTTAAACCCCACCTCATGGGCCTTGCGGTGGAAGACGCCAAGGTCAAGAGCGAGCATAGCCAGTACAAAAGCGACGAAGCCGGCGTAAAACCACCAATATTCCGCGAACGTGAACAAAATCATGAGGGGGATCTCCTGTCAGAAGTTCCCCGATAATGGACCCTGGCGTTGATTCGTTCAAGTCGTAAAATCGTTTCGAATACTTTGTTTAAAGCGAATCAAAAAACCATCAAAAAAGTTGCACCTGATCGTGCTTCCCTAGGTTGAAGAATTGGTCACTCCTGCCGCGGTACTGAAAAACGATTAGAGCAGTTTGTTCCACTCAGTTTCGTCAAACCCCACTGTTCCGGATTTCTCTGTGAGAATAAAGGGGCGTTTTATGAGCTTTCCGTTTTCGCTTAAAAGCTTGAGTGCTTCTGCCTCGGTCATCCCGCCTTTTAACTTCTCTGATATTTTCATTTCTCGATACAGGACGCCAGAGGTGTTGAAGAGTTTTTTAAAATCGCTCCCGCGCTTCTTGAGGTAACCGACCATCTGCCGGAGCTCCTCGAGGCTTGGAGGTGACTCGACGATCGGGATCGCATTGAACTCAGTTTTTCGTTCGTTGAGGAAGCGAAGTGCTTTTTTGCAGGTGCTACAGCCATTGTACTCATAGATTTTTATGCCCATGACGCTATCTAGCGCCGGATTTCCGCTGCCGCAAGGGCTTGTCGGCCCGTGGCGAGGTAATTGGGGCTTGTTTCTGCCTGGATTTCGCGCTGGTATATTCTTACACCACGGAGGCGTGTAATGATGAGAGCAGTATTCAGCGCAGCGCTAGCAGTGATGACGGTACTTAGTTTGATCACCGCGTGTTCGCCAGAATCGCCGAAACTTGTTCCCCTGCCAGAGGCAAAGCCCGAGCGGGTTCGCGATACCTCTGGAATCAAGGTTTCCTTCAATCGCTCAGTCGATATTTTGTTCGTGATCGATGATTCGGGTTCTATGTCGGGACATCAATTTAACCTGGCAAAAAACATCGGACTCTTCACTGCAGGGATCAACGCCAATCAAGTCCTCGATTATCACATTGGTGTTTTGACGTCGAACATGGACTCGCCGCCTTGGCGCCCGGCTCCGGGTTACGGATGGAAAGGTGAGCTGAATGGAACGACCAAGTTCATCACCAAGAAAACCCCCAACGCTTCGCGCGAATTAGAAAGTAATTTGAAACCAGGTATTGACGGTTCCGGCACGGAAGTCTTTTTCACTCCTGTTCAGGCAGCGCTTACTCCGCCGCTTGTTTCAGGGGCAAATGCAGGATTTTATCGACCCGACTCGTATCTCGCGCTGATTTTTTTGACTGACGCAGACGATCAGTCGAGCTTAACGGCGTCCGACTTTTACAAGTTTCTTTTGAATCTCAAAAAAGGCGACGCCAATAAGATCATATCTTACGGCGTCCACATTCCATCGAATGTTACGACTTGCGCTCGCTCGGGCGAGCCTCAGCCCGCAAAGTTGGAGGAGTTTTTCAAACTCACCGCGGCGACAACGTTGGGTCTTTGTGATGCGGACTTCGGTGTGAAACTCGCTGAGTTAGGTGCGGATCTTGTTCGCCGGGTCAGTTCGATTCTTTATCTGTCTCGGCC
The window above is part of the Deltaproteobacteria bacterium genome. Proteins encoded here:
- a CDS encoding Spx/MgsR family RNA polymerase-binding regulatory protein, whose amino-acid sequence is MGIKIYEYNGCSTCKKALRFLNERKTEFNAIPIVESPPSLEELRQMVGYLKKRGSDFKKLFNTSGVLYREMKISEKLKGGMTEAEALKLLSENGKLIKRPFILTEKSGTVGFDETEWNKLL
- a CDS encoding TerC family protein, producing MILFTFAEYWWFYAGFVAFVLAMLALDLGVFHRKAHEVGFKEAAGWTVAWISLAMLFNSLLYFYAADKFSPAVGKTVALEFLTGFVVEKTLAIDNIFIFAVVFNYFAIPKIYQHRILFWGILGALLFRAIFIALGSVLMQYEWVVIFFGGVLILTGFKMCFAGTEETDLEKNFLIRWLKKLFPVHPKIEGDRFFFVKDGKRFVTPLFIALIFLELSDIIFAIDSVPAIFALTKEPMIVFTSNIFAILGLRSMFFMLAGSMDRFAYIKYGLAAVLVFVGLKMAYLNEAFGGKFPIGWSLGIIATLIGGSMVVSWIVDRRKNAEASSAAKP
- a CDS encoding VWA domain-containing protein, which codes for MMRAVFSAALAVMTVLSLITACSPESPKLVPLPEAKPERVRDTSGIKVSFNRSVDILFVIDDSGSMSGHQFNLAKNIGLFTAGINANQVLDYHIGVLTSNMDSPPWRPAPGYGWKGELNGTTKFITKKTPNASRELESNLKPGIDGSGTEVFFTPVQAALTPPLVSGANAGFYRPDSYLALIFLTDADDQSSLTASDFYKFLLNLKKGDANKIISYGVHIPSNVTTCARSGEPQPAKLEEFFKLTAATTLGLCDADFGVKLAELGADLVRRVSSILYLSRPAQPHTIKVTFGSQTIPNHPDKGWIFDPSRNAILFAEEIELLPEPSGTEIEVDFIAAQY